Proteins encoded in a region of the Pirellulaceae bacterium genome:
- a CDS encoding ABC transporter substrate-binding protein, with protein sequence MSKSLNLIAASCSGWRLKELSIWVLLCLMLVGCGPRSTDSSSPGDGSTEPAKKILRLPIPSDGPKSMDPALGSTQYDNMCISQVYEPLLQYKYLVRPLELEPLLLSEMPTVSDDGKTYRFKLRKDIRFQDDPCFPDGKGRPLVAKDVFYSWKRLADQDLSLKNWWLVENTIVGLDDFRREQNAKEAFDYDAPVEGFVLINDHEFEVKLTEPVQRFVWTLAMFQTSIVPREAVEKYQSKFGRHPVGTGPFMMKESDWTPNKSMKLRLNPNFREEFYPSDFMPEDAKLELQAMAGKKVPFVDGIDFGFFVDDQPMWLQLRSGKLDIARVPKDNFGEVFNKRTKKLKPEFKKEKMVSHAVPLLDFIFYGFNMDDPLFGGDSEKNRYLRQAIALAIDWEERNDAFYNNLCIIYDGMIPPGLAGYPPDGKGPVSFRGPDLQRARELLAKAGYPNGEGLPTIDFYSSLEGPGSQAAEMTTRQLKKIGIQVNPRLDVFSSFIEAVNNRKAGFFAFAWHSDYPDAENNLALFYGPNEAPGANHFNYKNPEFDKLYEQIRVMPPSPERTAIYEKMRDMVIVDSPFIGSMARTRYYLVQPWLKNCKPTEDFWTWYKYLDLDPSEQR encoded by the coding sequence ATGTCGAAAAGTCTGAATTTAATTGCAGCAAGTTGCTCTGGGTGGCGACTGAAGGAATTGAGTATTTGGGTTTTGCTTTGCTTGATGTTGGTTGGTTGTGGCCCTCGGTCGACCGATTCCTCCAGCCCAGGCGATGGCTCAACGGAACCGGCGAAAAAAATCCTGCGGCTACCGATCCCGAGCGATGGTCCCAAGTCGATGGATCCTGCACTCGGCTCGACTCAGTATGACAATATGTGCATTTCGCAGGTCTATGAACCCCTCTTGCAGTATAAGTATCTGGTTCGGCCACTCGAACTCGAACCGCTGCTGTTATCCGAGATGCCAACGGTGAGTGATGATGGGAAAACTTATCGCTTTAAGCTGCGGAAGGATATTCGATTTCAAGACGATCCCTGTTTCCCCGATGGAAAGGGACGACCTTTGGTGGCAAAAGATGTGTTTTATTCGTGGAAACGTTTGGCCGATCAGGATCTTTCGCTGAAGAACTGGTGGCTGGTTGAGAACACGATTGTTGGATTGGATGACTTTCGACGTGAACAGAATGCGAAGGAAGCATTCGACTACGACGCGCCTGTCGAAGGTTTTGTGTTGATCAATGATCACGAATTTGAGGTCAAGTTGACGGAGCCTGTGCAGCGTTTTGTTTGGACGTTGGCGATGTTTCAAACCTCCATTGTTCCCCGCGAAGCGGTGGAGAAATATCAATCGAAGTTTGGCCGGCATCCGGTTGGCACTGGTCCGTTCATGATGAAAGAATCCGATTGGACGCCTAACAAGAGCATGAAGCTGAGGTTAAATCCGAATTTCCGGGAGGAGTTCTATCCGAGTGACTTCATGCCCGAAGATGCAAAGCTAGAACTGCAGGCAATGGCTGGCAAGAAAGTTCCCTTCGTCGACGGTATTGATTTTGGATTCTTTGTTGACGATCAGCCAATGTGGCTCCAATTGCGCAGTGGCAAGTTGGATATTGCGCGTGTGCCGAAAGACAACTTTGGTGAAGTGTTCAACAAGCGAACTAAGAAACTGAAGCCGGAATTCAAAAAAGAGAAGATGGTCTCACACGCCGTGCCTTTGTTGGACTTCATCTTTTACGGATTTAATATGGACGATCCGTTGTTTGGTGGCGACAGTGAGAAAAATCGATATCTACGGCAAGCGATCGCACTGGCGATTGATTGGGAGGAACGGAACGATGCGTTCTACAATAATTTGTGCATCATCTATGACGGGATGATCCCACCAGGTCTTGCTGGCTATCCTCCCGATGGCAAGGGGCCGGTCAGTTTTCGTGGTCCCGACCTCCAGCGGGCTCGAGAATTGCTGGCGAAGGCCGGCTATCCTAATGGTGAGGGTTTGCCCACGATCGATTTCTATTCTTCTTTAGAAGGTCCGGGTAGCCAGGCTGCGGAGATGACCACGCGGCAACTCAAGAAGATTGGGATCCAAGTGAACCCCCGTCTCGATGTGTTTTCTTCGTTTATCGAAGCAGTCAATAATCGCAAGGCAGGGTTTTTTGCCTTTGCTTGGCATTCAGATTATCCAGATGCCGAAAATAACCTTGCCCTGTTTTACGGACCGAACGAGGCGCCGGGTGCCAATCATTTCAACTACAAGAATCCGGAATTCGACAAGCTGTATGAACAAATTCGAGTGATGCCGCCTTCACCAGAACGAACTGCCATTTACGAAAAGATGCGAGACATGGTAATCGTTGATTCGCCGTTCATCGGATCGATGGCTCGAACTCGTTACTATCTTGTGCAACCCTGGCTGAAGAATTGCAAGCCAACGGAAGATTTTTGGACGTGGTACAAATACCTCGATCTGGATCCGTCCGAGCAACGTTGA
- a CDS encoding prepilin-type N-terminal cleavage/methylation domain-containing protein, with translation MTRAAKLGFTFIEVLASVAVVSALLLVTTQMLVVVAEQTRRSQRRMTANEVAASAMEIVAAQPYSQLDAKLMERPLLQELFLEIGQDWQLDLEVEPVNDPAIGKRLELAVIHRLPFSTEKPVVLTAWRFKKN, from the coding sequence ATGACAAGAGCTGCAAAGTTGGGATTTACCTTCATTGAAGTGTTAGCATCCGTGGCTGTTGTTTCCGCGTTGTTGTTGGTCACGACGCAAATGTTGGTGGTCGTGGCAGAACAAACTCGCCGGAGTCAGCGACGAATGACGGCAAACGAAGTGGCTGCTAGCGCCATGGAGATTGTTGCAGCGCAACCCTATTCACAACTTGATGCCAAGCTGATGGAACGTCCCCTGCTGCAGGAATTGTTCCTGGAAATTGGCCAAGACTGGCAGCTTGACCTCGAGGTAGAACCGGTCAATGATCCGGCAATCGGAAAGCGACTTGAGTTGGCTGTGATTCACCGGCTACCCTTCTCGACGGAAAAACCAGTTGTGCTGACTGCCTGGAGGTTTAAGAAAAATTGA
- a CDS encoding type II secretion system F family protein, which yields MNEQSSSIQLTVEQLTALCEEMRALTKSGVPLERGLMLTANELPGRLREAATEIGERGAAGQSLEQIVQSDRLSMPNVLRAMILAGIRSGKLTIALEGMATTARRVTELRRSILEATIYPLLVLLLVSGLCFATLLALTESYGSTLWQQGVDGAPFGLAAMEHLGKWLWISGPLVIVAFLLWVVFTRQARALQPQRLMRWMIWVPWTRDLLEHACLSTFLDVLALLLEQSVPLHEALALAAQASGDEKLEREAADLATALERGEREFDATRFSVIPSLVCWQLLSHTSQSELSRSLQASARSERRRADHLAEWLRLQLPVIFTIVLGGGATLIYALAVMAPWYSLLLRLADPPGTTF from the coding sequence ATGAATGAACAGAGTTCCTCGATCCAATTGACCGTCGAACAGTTAACGGCGCTCTGTGAAGAAATGCGAGCGTTGACCAAGAGTGGTGTTCCATTGGAACGTGGATTGATGCTGACGGCTAATGAACTTCCGGGACGATTGCGAGAGGCTGCTACAGAAATTGGCGAGCGGGGCGCCGCCGGACAGTCGCTTGAACAGATTGTCCAGAGCGATCGGCTTTCAATGCCGAATGTGTTGCGAGCGATGATTCTCGCAGGGATTCGATCGGGCAAACTGACGATCGCTTTAGAAGGAATGGCGACCACCGCTCGACGAGTCACGGAGTTGCGCCGATCGATTCTGGAAGCAACGATCTACCCACTCTTGGTGTTGTTGCTCGTCAGTGGCCTCTGTTTTGCGACACTGTTAGCATTAACGGAGTCTTATGGTTCCACCCTTTGGCAACAAGGAGTTGATGGGGCACCTTTCGGACTGGCGGCGATGGAACACCTTGGCAAATGGTTGTGGATTTCCGGTCCGCTGGTGATTGTGGCCTTCCTGCTTTGGGTGGTCTTCACGCGACAGGCCAGAGCCCTGCAACCTCAGCGACTTATGCGCTGGATGATTTGGGTTCCCTGGACACGAGACCTTTTGGAACATGCTTGCCTTTCGACCTTTTTAGATGTGCTCGCCCTGCTGTTGGAGCAAAGCGTACCGCTCCACGAGGCGCTGGCATTGGCGGCGCAAGCGAGCGGCGATGAAAAGCTGGAACGCGAGGCGGCTGATTTGGCGACGGCCTTAGAGCGAGGGGAACGCGAATTTGATGCTACGAGGTTTTCAGTGATTCCCTCTTTGGTTTGCTGGCAGTTGCTTTCGCATACCAGCCAATCGGAGTTGAGCCGATCCCTTCAGGCAAGTGCCCGATCAGAACGTCGTCGGGCTGATCACTTGGCTGAGTGGCTGCGTTTGCAATTGCCCGTGATCTTTACGATCGTCCTTGGGGGAGGGGCGACCTTAATCTATGCGTTGGCGGTGATGGCTCCCTGGTACTCGCTTTTATTGCGACTTGCCGATCCACCTGGGACAACGTTTTAA
- a CDS encoding type II secretion system protein — translation MSRVRVPQKRRQSLTGPPRRAIRSAFTLVELAVVISIISLIVSLLSVVMVRMMNVELKTRSQVSDLLSMGQLSDQFRQDIHQANGMMIESIDGEDRLTVDLDDDLEAAYTAELGAVTRTLQRDKKSLRRAKYRLPTKTVVKWSRADAQGQLFVTMQIVSAADQNIVVISQLGRQFQQLIEQTKVVEEVN, via the coding sequence TTGAGTAGGGTTCGAGTTCCACAAAAACGAAGGCAGTCTCTGACTGGCCCACCTCGCCGTGCAATTCGCTCTGCTTTCACGCTGGTTGAGTTGGCAGTGGTGATCTCGATCATCAGTCTGATCGTTTCTCTGCTTTCGGTCGTGATGGTACGGATGATGAATGTTGAGCTTAAAACTCGCTCTCAGGTCAGCGATCTCCTCTCGATGGGTCAGTTGTCGGATCAATTTCGCCAAGACATCCATCAAGCGAATGGAATGATGATTGAGTCGATCGATGGAGAGGATCGGCTGACGGTTGATCTGGACGATGATCTAGAGGCAGCCTATACGGCGGAGCTTGGTGCCGTAACACGCACACTGCAGCGAGACAAAAAAAGTTTGAGGCGAGCAAAATACCGTCTGCCGACAAAGACGGTTGTGAAATGGAGTCGCGCGGATGCCCAAGGGCAGCTATTTGTTACGATGCAAATCGTTTCAGCCGCCGATCAAAACATTGTTGTGATCAGCCAGTTGGGACGCCAGTTCCAGCAATTGATCGAGCAGACGAAGGTTGTGGAGGAGGTAAATTGA
- a CDS encoding DUF1559 domain-containing protein: MRVRQTTTLKSTRVGFTLVELLVVIVIIAMLVMMLLPAINASRESARRTLCMNKLTQISLAAQSYYMAAGHFPAGVTDPAPGPIISEEKGFHQGWIIQLLPHLEENNLYNAIDKNVSVYAKQNLPARETQLSLLLCPSSPSGFGPIGTSDYAGVHHQVEAPINSNNRGVLFLNSRITRDQITDGGQYTLLIGEKLTPELDVMGWMSGTRATLRNTGTLPNQTQPLAVATESTVQKSVEESGDEPSDEAAASGVDDAQAITKKIEANTTEKVPAENTTADVPGDYLEAEVTDDDGTQVVTETETREEIDPNDPWAAAKKSGLYVGGFGSRHHGGAMFAFADGRVLFLADSIDAQVYRDLGCRDDGQLIDAQHLE, encoded by the coding sequence ATGAGAGTAAGACAGACAACGACTTTGAAGTCAACGCGCGTTGGCTTTACCTTGGTAGAACTGTTGGTGGTTATTGTCATTATCGCCATGCTAGTGATGATGCTATTGCCAGCGATTAATGCATCGCGTGAATCGGCTCGGCGCACGTTATGCATGAATAAGCTCACACAAATCAGCCTGGCTGCTCAAAGTTATTACATGGCAGCAGGGCACTTCCCAGCCGGTGTGACCGATCCCGCACCGGGGCCAATCATCAGCGAAGAAAAAGGGTTTCATCAAGGTTGGATCATTCAGCTTCTGCCGCATCTGGAAGAGAATAATCTGTACAACGCGATCGACAAAAACGTGAGTGTCTACGCTAAGCAGAATCTGCCTGCTCGTGAGACACAGCTGAGTCTGCTGCTCTGCCCTTCTTCACCGTCTGGGTTCGGTCCAATCGGGACGAGTGATTATGCCGGTGTGCATCATCAAGTTGAGGCACCGATTAACAGCAATAATCGGGGGGTGCTATTTCTGAACAGTCGTATCACTCGCGATCAGATCACGGACGGTGGTCAATACACTCTTCTTATCGGTGAAAAGCTGACGCCCGAATTGGATGTCATGGGTTGGATGTCGGGAACTCGTGCCACCTTGCGAAATACGGGAACGCTACCCAATCAGACTCAGCCTCTCGCTGTGGCGACGGAGTCGACTGTTCAGAAATCCGTTGAGGAGTCGGGAGATGAGCCCAGTGATGAAGCCGCTGCATCTGGCGTGGACGACGCCCAAGCGATTACGAAAAAGATCGAAGCCAACACGACTGAAAAGGTACCCGCAGAAAATACCACCGCAGATGTGCCGGGCGACTATCTCGAGGCGGAAGTTACGGACGATGATGGGACTCAGGTCGTGACCGAAACCGAAACGCGAGAAGAGATTGATCCCAACGATCCATGGGCTGCTGCCAAAAAGAGCGGGTTGTATGTCGGCGGTTTTGGCAGCCGCCACCATGGTGGCGCAATGTTCGCCTTTGCCGATGGTCGTGTCCTGTTTCTGGCCGACAGTATTGATGCGCAGGTTTACCGGGATTTAGGCTGCCGAGATGATGGTCAGTTGATCGACGCACAGCATCTTGAATAA
- a CDS encoding type II secretion system F family protein, protein MGWFSTDYLSADEATEFTERLIEASAVNVPLVSGLRATANEITNRRVRAALQQLANSIDHGKSLEDGLDSSQLKIPAFLAGLLQSAVRAGTLPDVLADLTDHYRTSQHQWRQIWLALMYPCTLLLLLFVVICFVLFSVVPGVTEIFSEFEVEVPPMTASVIWASTTGWKFGLAAIVFLTIISLLIRFVGGRESWTRVVSWLPGIGPLLHWHGFTEFSHLLRLLLVQEVPLPEALRLTSGAIRNANVAQTTRSLSDQVAAGSMLSKAMLRNEQVPGHVIPAIRMGEEHDRLPESLSVVSDLLAGQIQLRSQLLIMVLPPIVFLVVAGSSVALLLSLFLPLIDMISSLGI, encoded by the coding sequence ATGGGCTGGTTTTCTACTGACTATCTTTCCGCGGATGAAGCGACGGAGTTTACCGAACGCCTGATCGAGGCGTCCGCTGTCAATGTACCGCTCGTTTCTGGTCTGCGCGCGACGGCCAATGAAATTACCAACCGCCGAGTGCGGGCTGCTTTGCAGCAATTGGCCAACTCAATCGACCATGGGAAATCCTTGGAGGACGGGCTCGATTCCTCCCAGCTAAAGATTCCAGCTTTTCTGGCTGGGTTGTTGCAGTCGGCGGTGCGTGCAGGGACTCTGCCGGACGTGTTAGCCGATTTGACCGATCACTATCGCACGAGCCAACATCAGTGGCGACAGATCTGGCTTGCGTTGATGTATCCCTGCACGCTGCTGCTCTTGCTTTTTGTGGTAATCTGTTTCGTGTTGTTTTCGGTGGTACCGGGGGTAACTGAAATCTTCAGCGAATTCGAAGTCGAGGTGCCGCCAATGACTGCGAGTGTTATTTGGGCCTCCACAACGGGTTGGAAGTTTGGCTTGGCAGCCATTGTGTTCCTGACCATCATCTCGTTGTTGATTCGGTTTGTGGGAGGGCGGGAAAGCTGGACGCGCGTCGTGTCCTGGCTGCCAGGAATTGGTCCACTGCTCCATTGGCACGGTTTTACAGAGTTTTCTCATCTGTTGCGATTGCTTTTAGTTCAGGAGGTACCGTTGCCGGAGGCGTTGCGTTTGACTTCGGGAGCGATTCGGAATGCGAACGTAGCACAAACAACACGCAGTCTCAGTGATCAAGTGGCAGCGGGTTCGATGCTTTCTAAAGCGATGTTGCGCAACGAACAAGTTCCTGGCCACGTGATTCCGGCCATCCGCATGGGGGAAGAGCATGATCGGTTACCCGAGTCGCTTAGCGTGGTTTCCGACTTACTTGCGGGTCAGATTCAACTTCGATCTCAACTGTTGATCATGGTTTTACCGCCAATCGTTTTCCTGGTTGTGGCTGGTTCTTCGGTGGCTTTGTTGCTCAGCCTGTTTTTACCGCTCATCGACATGATTTCCTCTTTGGGTATTTAG
- a CDS encoding type II secretion system F family protein: MYFHLLPVPILGFALLWSLQLVFARQQITRDSPIILFLTVSAWVLIYLGVGLVFGPLMFVLALIVGGMVVARYRDAERRTLLWLLAIAAEGDIPLSEAANSYALGRIDEMGSRAASLARQLEMGVPLPLALEHSRNPLPTDGELAARLGYATDTLATTLREAAQDQDQLSDSSHAIYGTLLYFAVVVLVALGIVTFMSGQVFPTFEQIMFDFDAQISWPIAWMASFSHAFNNFFFLLLPFVLLVGVLLVYALIAYLGFRLPRLPIVGRFQRWCDTAVIVRSIGSGVAQGRSIPESIHLLAEWYPTKSVATKLALANESLQSGVNWCDCLVEFRLIGLADAAVLKSAQRAGNLEWACRELAETIGRRIRQRAARIARLLLPVLAIGIGVPIAIFAVAIILPLVQIVGDLSQ; the protein is encoded by the coding sequence ATGTATTTTCATCTCCTACCAGTTCCGATCCTGGGTTTTGCTTTGCTTTGGAGTCTGCAGCTTGTATTTGCGAGGCAGCAAATTACTCGCGATAGTCCGATCATCTTGTTCTTAACGGTATCTGCTTGGGTTTTGATCTATTTGGGGGTCGGACTTGTGTTCGGTCCGTTAATGTTCGTTCTCGCGTTGATCGTTGGGGGAATGGTGGTTGCACGCTATCGTGACGCGGAGCGCCGTACGTTGTTGTGGTTGCTGGCCATCGCTGCGGAAGGTGATATTCCGTTGTCAGAAGCAGCTAATTCTTACGCGCTGGGTCGAATTGACGAAATGGGATCTCGCGCGGCAAGCCTGGCGCGGCAATTAGAAATGGGAGTGCCGTTACCGCTTGCCCTTGAGCATTCGCGAAATCCATTGCCGACGGATGGCGAATTGGCCGCTCGGCTAGGCTATGCGACCGACACGCTTGCGACAACTTTGCGGGAAGCGGCCCAAGACCAGGATCAGCTTTCAGACTCATCCCACGCGATCTACGGGACTTTGCTCTATTTTGCAGTGGTCGTTCTCGTTGCGTTGGGCATCGTGACATTCATGTCAGGCCAAGTGTTTCCAACGTTTGAGCAGATAATGTTCGATTTTGATGCGCAGATTTCCTGGCCAATCGCCTGGATGGCCTCGTTCTCGCACGCCTTTAATAACTTCTTTTTTCTGCTGCTGCCGTTTGTGCTCTTGGTGGGTGTGTTGCTTGTTTATGCTCTGATCGCTTATCTCGGATTTCGCCTACCTCGTCTGCCGATTGTCGGTAGATTTCAACGATGGTGTGACACCGCGGTGATTGTACGTTCGATTGGCAGTGGCGTTGCCCAGGGTCGATCGATTCCTGAGAGCATCCATCTGTTAGCAGAATGGTATCCGACCAAGTCGGTGGCGACGAAACTGGCTCTGGCGAATGAAAGCCTGCAATCCGGTGTGAATTGGTGTGATTGTTTGGTTGAGTTCCGACTGATCGGGTTGGCCGACGCAGCCGTTCTCAAGTCGGCTCAGCGGGCCGGTAACTTGGAATGGGCTTGTCGCGAGTTGGCAGAAACAATCGGACGTAGAATTCGCCAACGAGCGGCGAGGATCGCTCGTTTGTTACTGCCAGTTCTGGCAATTGGCATTGGAGTGCCGATTGCCATTTTTGCTGTCGCCATCATACTCCCATTGGTACAAATTGTTGGGGATTTGTCACAATGA